A single region of the Thermococcus zilligii AN1 genome encodes:
- a CDS encoding ArsA family ATPase has translation MREYLLPRMGYRVLFVIGKGGVGKTTTSASIAAALAEKGYKTLIVSLDPAHNLGDVFMIKLGDRPKKLAENLYASELDMEKLIKGYLEHLEKNLRHAYRYLTVINLEKYFQVLSYSPGIEEYATLEAIKDILMKGDEWDVIVFDTPPTGLTLRVLALPRISLIWADKLIDIRRKILEKRAAIANIQGPLKFKIGEEEAELPTEESRDEVMKELKKYRSEVQFVDDVITDPDKTSVVAVMNPEALPLYETIRARDALKKFRVPFRLIVVNKVINVSGEIPELKVKLDTQKKVMEQIEEEFRGMEVLKIPMFAEEPRGMEWLRRLGGMIVGD, from the coding sequence ATGAGGGAATACCTTCTGCCCAGGATGGGCTACCGCGTCCTCTTTGTGATAGGGAAAGGCGGGGTAGGAAAGACCACGACCTCCGCCTCCATAGCCGCTGCACTGGCTGAAAAGGGTTACAAAACGCTCATCGTCTCACTCGATCCGGCCCACAACCTCGGCGACGTCTTCATGATTAAGCTGGGTGACAGGCCAAAGAAGCTTGCCGAGAACCTCTACGCGAGCGAGCTTGACATGGAGAAGCTCATAAAGGGATACCTCGAACACCTGGAAAAAAACCTAAGGCACGCCTACCGCTATCTGACCGTCATAAACCTCGAGAAGTACTTCCAGGTTCTGAGCTACTCACCGGGGATAGAGGAGTACGCCACGCTCGAAGCCATAAAGGACATTCTCATGAAGGGGGATGAGTGGGACGTGATAGTCTTTGACACCCCGCCCACTGGCCTTACCCTCCGCGTTCTGGCGCTCCCCAGAATATCTCTCATCTGGGCGGACAAGCTCATAGACATCAGGAGGAAGATACTGGAGAAGCGTGCCGCCATAGCCAACATTCAGGGGCCGTTAAAGTTCAAGATAGGTGAGGAGGAGGCTGAGCTGCCAACGGAGGAGAGCAGGGATGAAGTGATGAAAGAGCTCAAAAAATACCGCTCAGAGGTTCAATTCGTGGATGACGTTATAACTGACCCAGATAAGACGAGCGTCGTTGCGGTGATGAACCCGGAGGCACTGCCCCTGTACGAGACCATCAGGGCAAGGGACGCACTGAAGAAATTCAGGGTTCCATTCAGGCTCATCGTTGTGAACAAAGTTATCAACGTTTCCGGAGAAATCCCAGAGCTGAAGGTAAAGCTCGATACCCAGAAGAAGGTAATGGAGCAGATCGAGGAGGAGTTCAGGGGGATGGAAGTACTCAAAATTCCCATGTTCGCGGAGGAGCCCCGGGGTATGGAGTGGCTTAGGAGGCTCGGGGGAATGATAGTTGGGGATTGA
- a CDS encoding carbon starvation CstA family protein: MNSAVVILIAAAIYLSMYFAYGKSLQNKVVRADPNRPTPAHRLYDGVDYVPAHPLVLYGHHFASIAGAGPITGPAIAMAWGWLPGLIWVWFGNVFIGAVHDYLSLMSSVRYDGKSVQWIAGKLMSKRTGVSFEVYIWFTLLLVVAAFVAVTAQLLTTTPEAATATLLFLGVAVIFGWLLYKMKMEFKLATLVGLILLVISVWLGLKYPLVFVEGQTKLNSAAYTTAYHYWNIILMVYIIIAASLPVWILLQPRDYLNAYILWFGLIFGGIALLFLAKNFTAPAYTTWSANVITGVTNEGSKAVASPFWPTIPLIIACGSLSGFHSLVGSGTSSKQLDNEIHGLLVGYGGMFTEGFLSTVVITSIAIYGVQLTGLQPDQWGLHYIEKGGLGTFIGSYAKAVSEFYGVSETFGKTFATLWVSAFTLTSLDTATRLGRFAWEELFGMVADTSKGAMKFITNKWVASLIIAGLGTYLAWGASYKVIWPAFSAMNQMLASIALMTGALWAAKVQRAGSWSWVILIPALFLWITVTAAMVWYIIYVPMVGRYLIAVKGALVVSLLLNLLLIWDFWVAWKRPEKEYAASAA; encoded by the coding sequence ATGAACTCGGCTGTGGTTATCTTGATAGCGGCTGCAATATATTTGAGCATGTACTTTGCCTATGGCAAGAGCCTCCAGAACAAGGTCGTCAGAGCCGACCCCAACAGACCAACGCCGGCGCACAGGCTCTATGACGGAGTTGACTACGTTCCAGCACACCCGCTGGTCCTTTATGGGCATCACTTTGCATCGATAGCAGGCGCGGGCCCGATAACCGGCCCCGCAATTGCAATGGCATGGGGTTGGTTGCCAGGACTCATATGGGTCTGGTTTGGAAACGTCTTCATCGGTGCCGTCCACGACTATCTATCACTGATGTCATCTGTCCGCTACGATGGCAAATCCGTGCAGTGGATCGCGGGGAAACTCATGAGCAAGAGGACCGGTGTATCCTTTGAGGTCTACATCTGGTTTACCCTCCTTCTGGTTGTGGCCGCTTTCGTTGCGGTCACGGCACAGCTGCTGACAACCACTCCAGAAGCGGCAACTGCAACGCTGCTCTTCCTTGGGGTGGCCGTTATATTCGGCTGGCTGCTCTACAAGATGAAGATGGAGTTCAAACTTGCAACCCTCGTGGGCCTCATCCTTCTGGTGATATCAGTTTGGCTTGGCCTCAAGTACCCCCTGGTCTTTGTTGAAGGACAGACCAAGCTAAATTCCGCTGCCTACACCACCGCGTACCACTACTGGAACATAATCCTCATGGTTTATATCATCATAGCGGCCTCCCTTCCGGTCTGGATACTCCTCCAGCCCAGGGACTACCTGAACGCTTACATCCTCTGGTTCGGCCTTATTTTCGGAGGCATCGCCCTCCTGTTCCTCGCCAAGAACTTTACGGCTCCAGCGTACACCACCTGGAGCGCCAACGTCATCACCGGGGTAACCAACGAGGGATCAAAAGCTGTAGCCTCGCCGTTCTGGCCTACGATACCACTCATAATAGCATGCGGTTCCCTGAGCGGCTTCCACTCACTTGTCGGCTCTGGAACAAGTTCAAAACAGCTTGACAATGAGATCCACGGCCTCCTCGTCGGCTACGGTGGGATGTTCACAGAGGGCTTCCTTTCAACCGTAGTCATAACCTCCATAGCTATCTACGGCGTCCAGCTCACCGGTCTCCAGCCAGACCAGTGGGGGCTCCATTACATTGAGAAAGGCGGCCTTGGAACCTTCATTGGAAGCTACGCCAAGGCTGTTAGCGAGTTTTACGGCGTAAGTGAGACCTTCGGAAAGACTTTCGCGACCCTCTGGGTCTCGGCCTTCACCCTGACCTCCCTCGACACCGCAACGAGGCTCGGAAGGTTTGCCTGGGAGGAGCTCTTCGGAATGGTCGCCGACACGAGCAAGGGGGCTATGAAGTTTATAACCAACAAGTGGGTCGCCTCCCTAATAATCGCCGGTCTCGGAACCTACCTCGCGTGGGGAGCCAGCTACAAGGTCATCTGGCCTGCCTTCAGCGCCATGAACCAGATGCTTGCCAGCATAGCCCTCATGACAGGAGCTCTTTGGGCCGCCAAGGTGCAGAGGGCAGGCTCATGGAGCTGGGTCATCCTCATACCGGCGCTCTTCCTCTGGATTACAGTGACCGCCGCAATGGTATGGTACATCATCTACGTCCCGATGGTCGGAAGGTACCTGATAGCGGTCAAGGGCGCCCTGGTGGTAAGCCTGCTCCTGAACCTCCTCCTCATTTGGGACTTCTGGGTCGCGTGGAAGAGGCCCGAGAAGGAGTACGCCGCAAGCGCGGCCTGA
- a CDS encoding single- stranded DNA-binding family protein gives MKLSTGYVRASGYAHKVRRVLFALTRGKVEPKEVVRAAGELNQRIFEKLQELGIERSDVVRITVPFKIEDGRIAWDYENLHVEVYRKSEEEKLARAMEEVEEREKQLEEGIKELEDVAVQLKALSEELMEKLERLKEEHTSLKLRAEE, from the coding sequence ATGAAGTTGAGCACCGGCTACGTTCGGGCCTCGGGATATGCCCACAAAGTTAGGAGGGTTCTCTTTGCACTGACGCGAGGAAAGGTCGAGCCCAAGGAAGTGGTTAGGGCCGCCGGAGAGCTCAACCAGAGAATATTCGAGAAGCTCCAGGAGCTCGGGATTGAGAGGAGCGACGTTGTCAGGATTACTGTGCCTTTCAAAATCGAAGACGGGAGAATAGCGTGGGACTACGAAAACCTTCACGTTGAGGTTTACAGGAAGAGCGAGGAAGAAAAGCTTGCCAGGGCCATGGAGGAGGTTGAAGAGCGGGAGAAGCAGCTGGAAGAGGGGATCAAGGAACTGGAGGACGTTGCAGTCCAGCTCAAGGCCCTCTCCGAAGAGCTCATGGAGAAGCTCGAGCGCCTTAAGGAAGAGCACACCTCACTGAAGCTAAGGGCCGAGGAATGA